The genomic interval TGAAGCCGCGTATACACTGCGGGATGAAAAAATCAAGGTTTTACCGGAGATCATGATACCTCTCATAATGAATGCAGATGAGCTTAAGCTTATTGTATATGGTAAAAAGATCGAGGGTGATTATTACGAAGGTCTTACCTCGGTCGCCGAAGCAATCCGTAAGGAGAAGGGTGGAAAAGAGCTGCCGTATAAAATCGGTACAATGATCGAGCTGCCGGCAGCGGCTTTAAGTGCCGGTGAGATCGCCCGATATGCCGAGTTCTTCTCTTTTGGTACAAACGACCTTACCCAGACTTCACTGGGACTTTCCCGGGATGATTTTAACTCCTTCATGCCTGATTATACCCAGTTCGACATCCTGAACGGGAACCCGTTTCAGCAGCTGGACAAGAATGTAAAGGAACTGATTCAGACGGCGGTCCGCCGCGGACTCATGACCCGACCAAAATTGAGCACAGGTCTTTGCGGTGAACACGGCGCAGTACCGGAAAACATAAGTTTCTGTATGGAGGCGGGGCTTGATTATGTATCCTGTTCGGTTTATTCGGTCCCAATTGCCATGCTGGCGGTTGTCCAGTTTGAACTGGAGCGAAAAGAAGCTGCTGCCGGATGATATAGGAAACAGGATAATCACACAAAAAGCTGCCGTGAAAACGGCAGCTTTTTTATTCGTGCGCCCGGCAGGGCGCACCTGCTTCAGGGGGAAAGACTCCTGCTCTATTATGGAAAAACAAACTGTCGACTAGAAGATAGAGAACTTTTCTATGCCCTCAATAATATAGGCTGAAGCTTTTTTGGCGTCGGATTTTGGTACACCCGCTTCTTTGTTGATAGTTTCGGTAAAAAAGTATTCCATCGTAGTAAGAACATCCGGAGTATTGAAGATCAGTAAGGAAAAATTGATGCCAGTAGGTTTAAGAATGGTAAAGGATGAGTAAGTCATAGTAGGGGCCTTACTGACCATTACCTTTGTCTGATTCTTCGCAGTAAATATTTCCAGTTCATTGAAGCGGTGGGGAATCTGGTATGCTGATTTTCGAACATAGGGCTCAACGTGCTTTTCCGGGTAGTTCATTGGTTCCACCAGGACAAAAATCTTGTTTCCGTCTGTCTGGAAGGTGAGTCCCTCTTCTGTGAGGTAGATGTTCTTAACGCCGCTGTAGGCGACAACCTCGTATTTTGAATAGGCTGAATTCCGGTCGAAGAACGAAGAGACAATATATCCCCCATCCCTGGGTAGTTTGTCTTCAGCATATGCCTGGAAGAGATCTAGAGCTTTTGTCGACATGTGGTCCTCCTTAAGTCAGTATAAATATGGCCGGAAAAATATCAAGTCGATTTTTATAAATCTTTCAGCTCCTCCGCTTTTCTGAGGAATTTGTCTGCGAAGGAGCTGAGACCCTTGTCTTTGTAGATTTTACCGATATTATGGTATGGTCGCCAATCACGGGGATCCAATTCCATTGCAGATCGGAAAGCGGCCATCGCTGTTTCTGTGTCTCCTTCTTTGTGGAGAAGCACCCCGTGAATAAGTTTTAAGGATGAACTGGGTTTCTTGAGATACGAAAGGGCACCTTCAAGAAGCGATATTGCCTGTTTACGCCGTCTGCACTTGTCCAGGGAAAAAAGAAGAGATCTGAGGTATACTTCGTTATCAGGTTCCTCTTTTAGAAGCTCCCTGTAGATAATTGCAGCATCCCGGTAGCGTTTTGTTTTCCGGTAGCAGATTGCCAGGAGGCGTTGAAGGCGTATGTCAAGCTCGGAGGTTCCGAGAAGTATTTCCGCCTCCTTCGATGCGTCGGTATACTGCTTATCCGTATAAAGGGCGTCAACGAGTTTTACCCGTACTCCTTTGTTTTCGGGCTCCCGATCAAGCATTTCCCGGTACAGATTAATCAATTCGCTAATGTTTTCAGATTTCTCGTAGCAGGCGAGCAGGCCTTCCCTGGCCGGGGTATGATTACCGTTCAAAAGCAGGGCTTTACGATACCACTTTACCGCAAGATCATCGTAGCCGATGCGACGATACTGTTCAGCCAGGGCCGAAAGAATATGAGGATCCGGGCCGCTTCGGCGAACTTCTTCTCTGACCTGATCCAGAAGCTCCTCTGCAGGATATTCAAGACGGCAGCGGCTTAAGGTTATGTAGTATCCGGCGATATTGTCATACCCGCTGCTGACGGTCAGTCCTTCAAGAAGTTGAATTACCCGTTCCCAATTGCTGCGCTGCCAGGCTATCATCGCGAGCCCCATGCGCGCTTCACTGGAATTCGGGTTACCCTTAAGCACCTGGTTAAAGTGGTTTTCGGCGAGATCAAGATTCCCGATATTACGGTAGGATTCGCCTACAAGAAGATGCATATCCGCATCTCGTCGGCTTTTCAGTGCCCGGCAGCCATGAAAAAGTGCTTTGCGAAAATCCTGATTCTGGAAGTTCTTCACCGCCAACAGGGGTTCAACGTTTTCAGTACCTAAAGA from Marispirochaeta sp. carries:
- a CDS encoding tetratricopeptide repeat protein; amino-acid sequence: MQKYEELLKKAIAAGKQRDYNESVRLLTKIITEFDDLPDAYLYLGRSYHALKDYNKAVIFLTYYRRKKPRSSAADFFLGRAYLAAGAFSRAVPFLKRASRYSSNIKPIILLGLAYLKTRNFEEAVHYLGQAVEQAPENRRLYTGYLNALLVYGLRRFNAEDLDTARQVLEFLETLDLGSVTVHLYLAKILREQGEHAKAVEYYRKASETEKDDELIRLQLADSLFACGRIDEARRIIQEIRHILPDGEGFSLGTENVEPLLAVKNFQNQDFRKALFHGCRALKSRRDADMHLLVGESYRNIGNLDLAENHFNQVLKGNPNSSEARMGLAMIAWQRSNWERVIQLLEGLTVSSGYDNIAGYYITLSRCRLEYPAEELLDQVREEVRRSGPDPHILSALAEQYRRIGYDDLAVKWYRKALLLNGNHTPAREGLLACYEKSENISELINLYREMLDREPENKGVRVKLVDALYTDKQYTDASKEAEILLGTSELDIRLQRLLAICYRKTKRYRDAAIIYRELLKEEPDNEVYLRSLLFSLDKCRRRKQAISLLEGALSYLKKPSSSLKLIHGVLLHKEGDTETAMAAFRSAMELDPRDWRPYHNIGKIYKDKGLSSFADKFLRKAEELKDL